A window of the Nitrospirota bacterium genome harbors these coding sequences:
- a CDS encoding ATP synthase F0 subunit B translates to KPILRIIRKRSDAISIALDEAKALREKSERLLAEFNRAIAEARMRSKEIYRDLLNQGIEEQSKRIAASRKTAESMLEDAMTKINEEAEKARAKLREDVYIISNQIVERLVGKEL, encoded by the coding sequence AAACCAATCCTCAGGATTATAAGGAAAAGGTCAGATGCTATCTCTATTGCCCTTGATGAGGCGAAGGCGCTCAGAGAAAAGAGTGAGAGACTCCTTGCCGAGTTTAACAGGGCTATAGCTGAGGCGAGAATGAGGTCAAAAGAGATATATCGGGATTTATTGAACCAGGGAATAGAAGAGCAGAGTAAAAGGATAGCGGCTTCAAGGAAGACTGCTGAATCGATGTTAGAAGATGCGATGACAAAGATCAATGAAGAGGCAGAGAAAGCAAGGGCAAAGCTTCGAGAAGATGTCTACATTATTTCAAATCAGATAGTAGAGAGGCTCGTGGGTAAGGAACTATGA
- a CDS encoding ATP synthase F0 subunit B has product MIELNKWFFIQLFNFLFLLIILNILLFKPILRIIRKRSDAISIALDEAKALREKSERLLAEFNRAIAEA; this is encoded by the coding sequence ATGATTGAACTAAACAAATGGTTTTTTATCCAGCTTTTCAACTTTCTATTCCTCCTGATAATCCTTAATATCCTACTTTTCAAACCAATCCTCAGGATTATAAGGAAAAGGTCAGATGCTATCTCTATTGCCCTTGATGAGGCGAAGGCGCTCAGAGAAAAGAGTGAGAGACTCCTTGCCGAGTTTAACAGGGCTATAGCTGAGGCGA
- a CDS encoding OsmC family protein, whose product MAIEANVTLVEGMEFKGTASSGHTLTLDANHQYGGRNSGFRAMELVLIGLAGCTGMDVISILRKKKQGVVGFEVNVKGERAEEHPMVYKKIDVEYVIKGRDISEEAVARSISLSWDKYCSVGAMLKKTADMNYTYKIIEIR is encoded by the coding sequence ATGGCGATAGAGGCTAATGTTACACTTGTAGAAGGGATGGAATTCAAAGGGACAGCTTCTTCAGGTCATACCCTTACCCTTGATGCCAATCATCAATACGGTGGCAGAAATTCAGGATTCAGGGCGATGGAACTTGTTCTTATCGGGCTTGCAGGATGCACAGGAATGGATGTTATATCGATACTCAGGAAAAAGAAGCAGGGTGTGGTGGGATTTGAGGTAAATGTAAAGGGTGAAAGGGCTGAGGAGCATCCCATGGTCTATAAAAAGATAGATGTCGAGTATGTGATTAAAGGGAGAGATATCTCAGAGGAGGCTGTGGCGAGGTCGATTTCGCTCTCCTGGGATAAATATTGTTCTGTAGGTGCGATGCTTAAGAAAACAGCAGATATGAATTATACCTATAAGATTATAGAAATCAGGTAA
- a CDS encoding 2-oxoacid:acceptor oxidoreductase family protein → MRYEIRLSGSGGQGLILAGLILSEAAGIHRGWNVVQTQSYGPESRGGASRSDIIISDEEIDYPETEMLDVLIAMNQASLDIHIHYLKDSGLLLVDSTLVSQPYREDAVCIPFTQIAKERFNNILVANMIAIGSLAHVLKRYQVNKRLLFTINAIEKAISTHVPQDMLEANLKALHKGIKIFNKSITYSKT, encoded by the coding sequence ATGCGTTATGAGATAAGGTTGAGTGGTTCAGGAGGGCAGGGACTCATCCTCGCAGGGCTGATACTTAGCGAGGCAGCAGGCATCCACAGGGGATGGAATGTTGTTCAAACACAGAGCTATGGTCCTGAATCCAGAGGAGGGGCATCACGCTCAGATATAATCATAAGTGATGAAGAGATAGATTATCCAGAGACAGAGATGCTTGATGTTCTTATTGCGATGAATCAGGCATCCCTTGATATTCATATCCATTATCTAAAAGACAGCGGGCTCTTGCTTGTTGACTCTACACTTGTCTCCCAGCCATACCGTGAAGATGCAGTCTGCATCCCATTTACTCAGATAGCTAAGGAAAGGTTTAATAACATACTGGTTGCTAATATGATTGCTATTGGTTCACTGGCACATGTTTTAAAGAGATATCAGGTGAATAAAAGGCTCTTATTTACCATAAACGCTATAGAGAAAGCGATTTCCACACATGTTCCTCAAGACATGCTGGAGGCTAATCTCAAGGCACTCCATAAGGGCATAAAAATCTTTAATAAGTCTATTACATATTCAAAAACATAA